The following is a genomic window from Candidatus Methylarchaceae archaeon HK02M2.
AAGGCTATATTGTTTTTTCCTAAAATCATTAAGATACTTACAAATGTTGTGGTAATAGATTATATAAATTCGTTCAAACTTAATTCAATAGGGAAATATGAGTAATGTAGAAATAAAAGAAAGAATCGAAATGATCAAATCTGACCGAAACCATGGAGCTAGCTGGTTATCGAGACAAGCGTTATATACTTTGAAATTGGTGGCGGAAAGAAGTAATGCAACAACTTGTAATGATTTAATTAGACATTTAATGCAAGTTGGAAAGCAACTGGTGGAAGCTCACCCAAGTATGGCACCATTGACTAACACCATCAGTCACGCTATTTACAATATCTCAGAGAACTCGGAGAGAGACCTTGACTCTTTGAAGAGATTTATAATTTATCGAGTTAAAGAGTTAATCGAAAATTCTCGGAAGTCTATGCTAAAAGCTGCTTTGAATGCATCAAAATTGATTCAAGAAGGAACCACAATTATAACCCATAGTTATAGTTCAACGATAATGGAAGCTATAAACCAGTTAAGAGAAAAAGGAGTTCAAGTTATCATCTCTGAATCAAGACCACTTTATGAAGGTAGGAAAGTTGCTCACGAACTTTCATTACTCGAAATTCCCGTTACTCTTATCATCGATTCTGCCCTTGGATATTTTTCATCTGTAGCTGATGTTGCTCTTGTTGGCGCCGATAGTGTACTTGCAGATGGTTCGATAATCAATAAAATTGGTACTTATCTATTAGCATTAGCAGCAAAAGAATCCAATATTCCATTTTATGTTGTATGTGAGACGAACAAATTCAATATTAAAAGTTATTTAGGTATGAAGATTGAATTGGAACAGAAGGAGAGTTCAGAGATAACCGATGATATATCTGGAGTAAATATTAGAAATCTATATTTTGATATCACGCCCCCAAAATTTGTTTCGCAAATAATCACTGAGGGGAAGGAGTTTAAGCCCAATGAAGTCGTAAGTCATATGAAAAAATATAAAAAGTATCTTGAATGGTTAAAAGAGTAATAATAAGAATATCACTTTTATAGGCTGTGTTTATAACTTTCTCTTTAAGCTTTCCTTTATTAGAATCTTAAGTGAATATTAGTTTGGATAGTCTTAAATTAAACATGAATGTTAATGGCTTCAATCATAGGATCAGAATTTCTTTGATAGTTGTTAGACATTCTTTAAACTTTCAAGCATGAATCCAGTCTTTTTCAGATCAGGTTCATGTGGCATTCTCCTTAGATTCAGGATTCATGATCATTCCACCATACCTTTAAATAATTCACGTACCTCTTATTCGTGAAACTCATCTTTCTGAGCTTTATCATGAGTTTCTTAGCTCTGGCAAGATTTTCATCATGTAAAAGCTTCCTATTAGATAAGGAGAAAAGTTCTCATACAATATCTTAAGCATATTTACGCTCAAAAAAATCCATGATAGGTATGGTGGAGGGGATAATTAAGGATGCCTAGGGAGGATGAGGGAGGATGAGGGAGGGCGGTAGGGGATGGTCAGGGAGGGTCAGGGAGGATGATGTTTTCTTAAAATCATTTTTTTACTATAATGTACACTATATAGTGATACTAAAAAAGGTACTGTAAGCCCCTACTATTAATACCCGATACTCCTCCGTCATCCTTATAATCGTCTTTTAGCAACCTGTCATCACCCCTTCACATATGTTCACTATCCCTCAACCCCTTTCAATATCCCTTTGAGGCTTGCGAATATATTTGTTTGATTTTGAAGATTAATTTTAAGTTTCTAATACCTAAATCTTAAATTACTCTTAGCAATGGTAATGAAACCGTAAGCTTGCTAAATTGGATTTTTTAAGAAGGAAGATAATATATCGGAATATTCCCTGCTTTCATATGACGAATATAATATAATTCTATCTCGATAACTTTGTAATCATCTCTACTCATACATTCCTTTATTATAGTCAAAATATTAACAAAGAAAGATTTGATAAATAGACATATATTAGCAGTATCCAAATAAGGATTCGGATATTATGAGAAAGTTATCTCCAGATTTTATACATGAATTAAAGCTTGGTGATTTAAATTCTATTTTAGAAAGAGTAAAGGATGACAATACCTTGGATTTTCAGATCAGAGATGACTATGTGAATATTTATTATAGAGGGGGGAATTTAATAAAGATCGAAAAATTAAAGAGTAGTAGCAATAAATTCATGTTTTCATTTGACGAAAAATATGCAAGGAATACTAAATTAAGACTACCAGAGAAATCAGATATTAAAGGATGGATAGAGATCATTCCTCAATTAAAACATATGATGGACCTTTATTTTACGACTTTAGAGAAAAACGAAAGAGAATTTCAACAACTTGTTGTAAGGGAAAACAATTACACCAGCATTTCAAAGTCAACGGATTACTTCATAGTTGATGTTGAATATGATAATCGTTTAGGTGCCCGCTTTGATCTGATTGCCATTGAATGGGAGTCTAAAGGGACCATAAGGAAACTTACAAAGGGATACAAGCCCAAACTTGTTTTTCTAGAAATAAAATACGGTGATGGAGCACTAAAGGGTAGCTCTGGAATAAAAAAACACATCGAAGATTTTAAGAAATTTCGATCATCCAATAATTATCAAGAAATAAAAGAAGAAATGAAGGAAATATTCAAACAAAAGAGAGATCTAAGATTAATAGCTGGTTTACAAAGCAACATTCATCCTATAGAAGATTTTTCGGATAATATTGATCTTGTCTTTTTAGTAATTAATCATGATCCAGAGAGTAGAAAATTGAAAAGAATCTTAGATGAGATTGAAGAAATCCATCAAGATATAGAATTCAATATCGGATTTTGCGTTAGTAATTTCATGGGTTATGGATTATTTAAACAAAATATTTTCGGTATAGCAAAATTTAAGGAAAGATTTGAAAAGCAGATATACTGTAAATGACAAAAAGGTAAAAACTATCTTCGATGGCCTTTTTAGTTGTAAAAGCTAACGATTCGTTCAAGGAGTTTTAAAAACATATTTCAAAAGTTAAGTGCAGATATAACCTAATTTAATTTAATTTAATAAAAACCATTAAATCTAATCATGTATAAGATCGTATTTTGATTATTTATTTACAGATACTAAAACTATTATCCATAGGTATAGTATAAAGATGGAATGACATAGCCTTCGATTAAATTTATAAAGAATTTATAAAAAATTAATGATGATTGTCGAGGGAATTTGAGTATAAAAGCAGTAATTTTTGATCTAGATGGGACATTGGTCAAATTTGCCTTAGATATCACAAATGCACGAAAAGAAGCCATCACAGAGATCAAAAGAATAGGGATAAATGCTGAGAATTTAAATAACTTGAATGTTTATTTAATGCTCAAAGTTATAAAAAGTCGTACCGATGCCAATACTTACCTTAAATTAAAACAATCAGTATGGAGAATAGTCGAAAAATTTGAACTTAAAGCATCAAAATGCGTTAACATACAACCCGATGCACTTAATACTTTAATCTTTATCAAAAAGCTTGGGTTAAAATTAGCTTTAGTAACCAATAATGGGCGTAAAGCCACATACAATATCATTAAAAAGTTTAAATTTGATAATTTCTTCGACACAATTATCACAAGAGAAGATTCTAAAGAATTAAAGCCTGATGGTTTAAGCATAGGAAGATCAATAAAAATCCTAGGGATAAAGTCGCAAGAGGCTATTTACGTCGGAGATAGTGTGATAGATGTCTTGGCAGCGAAGAAGGCCGGAGTAATTTCAGTAGCTCTACCGACAGGTATTTCCAGAATAAGTGATCTAGTTAAAACTAAACCCGATTTTATTATAGGCTCCTTACAAGATATGATGGATTTAATCAATCGCTACTTTCACTACTAAAAGATTATATATAACAATTGTTATAACCCTTAATATGGATTTACATTATTATTTAATAAAAGATTATAAGCATCACAAGGGGAGGCATTGATATAAATTGACATCTAGAAAGAATGTTAAATTCAAGTTTGACAAGTTGAAGAGCGAGACAGCCGAGATCGATGGACTAGAAGTTTCGATAGGTAAGTTAATTCGTGAAAAATGGGATGAACCATACGGTCCAACACCATCTCCTTCCCTAGCCACGCTCAGAGAATGGGACTTAAAGCTCTTGAAACGTTACAAACCATTCTATCTGCCCTACTGTGATGTCTGTTGCCTCTGCACTATGGGTAAATGTGATCTTACAGCCGGAAAGAGGGGTGCGTGTGGTCTAGATATATGTGCTCAACAATCCAGGATTGTTCTTATAGCTTGTTGTATGGGAGCTGCTACTCATATTGGTCACGCAAGACATCTAGTAGAGCATCTAATAGAAAAATATGGTAGAGATAGTCCGATAGATGTGGGTAGATCTGTTGGTGTTGATATTGAAGCTCCAGTAACTAGGTTGGTTTATGGTGAGAAGCCAGAAACGTTAGGGGATTTAGAAGAAGTGTTAGACTATGTTGAAAAACAAGTCACACAACTTTTAGCGTCTACTCACACAGGTCAAGAAGGAGATAACTTAGATTTTGAGTCAAAAGTTTTCCATGCAGGTATGATCGATCAAGTCGGTATGGAAATTGCTGACCTCGCTCAAATCTCTGTTTACGGCTTTCCAAAAGCTGACCCAGAGGCACCATTAGTAGAGTTAGGGATAGGTGTCATCGATACTACAAAACCCACTATTCTGGTTATAGGTCATAATGTTCCTCCTTCAGTTGAAATCATCAATTACATGGAAGAGTCGGGTCTTTCAGATAGTATTGAAGTTGCAGGGATATGCTGTACATCTATCGATGCTACAAGATATAATCCAAAAGCAAAGATTGTCGGACCTATTTCATGGCAATTAAGGTTCATTAGAAGTGGCATGGCAGATGTAATTGTTGTTGATGAACAATGTATTCGAACAGACGTTGCTATAGAAGCGCAAAAGACGATGACGCCCGTTATCGCTACAGCAGAAAAGAACTGTCTTGGCCTACCTAATCGAACTAACGATCCTGTAGATGAGATCGTAAAAGATCTTGTAGAAGGAAAAGCTCATGGTGCCTTGATATTCGATCCCGATAAGGTAGGAGAGGTCGCTGTAAGGACAGCAACGCTTCTTGCACCTAAGAGGAAGAAGTTCAAAGTTATACCCGAGATAAGTGAAATATTAGAAGGTGCAAGTAAATGTGCACAATGCCGCTTTGCTCCTTGTATGAGGGCTTGCCCGAACAATCTTCCAATTCGTGAAGCGATGGAGCAAGCCGCTAAAGGAGATCTAGAAGGACTTTCTAATCTTTATGAAGTTTGTATTGGTTGTGTGCGTTGTGAGAGCGCATGTACTAACGACTTACCCATCCACAACTATATCGTAGGTGCTTCCATAAAAAAGATGATGGAGGAAAAATACAAGATCAGGTCTGGAAGAGGGCCAATACAAGATGTTGAGATACGAAAGGTTGGTGGGCCTATCGTTTTAGGAGAGATACCTGGGGTTATAGCATTAGTGGGATGCGCAAACTATCCGAAAGGAGGAAATGAAGTTGCAGAAATTGCTGAAGAGTTTGCAAAGCGGAGATTTATAGTAACTACTTCAGGATGTTCAGCAATGTCTATTGGCATGTACCGAGACGAAGATGGTAGAAATCTCTATGAGGTATATCCAGGAGAATTTGATGCAGGCGGTATTGTAAATGTTGGATCTTGCGTCGCTAATCCTCATATAGCAGGTGCAGCAATAAAGATTGCGAGTATCTTTGCAAGACGAAAGCTTAGAGGAAATTATGAAGAAATTGCAGATTATATTCATAATCGAGTTGGTGCAGTAGGTATAGCTTGGGGTGCTATAACTCAGAAGGCGGCATCAATAGCGAGTGGCTTTTGGCGTTTAGGGATACCTGTAATCGTAGGTCCACACGGGTCAAAGTATAGGCGTATGCTATTGGGTAGAAAAGATCGTAAAGAAGATTGGTATGTCTATGATGCTCGTACCGGAGAGAAAGTATTTGTTGGGCCTTGTCCTGAACATCTCTTCTATACTGCTGAAACAAAGGAGGAAGCTATGGTGATGGCCGCAAAGCTCTGTATGAGGCCAAATGATACAGCGAGGGGAAGGATGATTAAGCTTGCACATTATATCGACCTCCACAAGAGGTTCTATAAAGTCATGCCTGACGATATTCACCTTTTTGTGAGAACTGAGACAGATCTACCGATAACGATGAAGGAAGAGATAAAGAAAATACTCGCTGAAAAAGGGTGGAAGGAGAATATTATACCAGACCCTACATTGTTACCAAGAATGGTTCATACAAAGGAGGAGAAGAGTGATGAGTAATGAACCTTGGCAGATAGGTGAAATTGCAGGACCGAAAAAAGCACTCATAATTACAAAGCCTTCCGTAGTTGTGGGTATGGTTAAAAAAGCAAAGCGTACTCTTATGGTTGTTGGTCATCAAACAGCAGAGATCGACTTAGGAGAAGAAAATGCGATCGATTATATGATTAAAATAGCAGACAGATTCAAAATCCCAATCGTAGCTACAGCCAATGCAGTAAGTGAGTTCGTTGAAAGGAATTATCCTATTTCATGGATGTCTGCTATGGACATCGGTAATCGGCTTCAGGACCCAGAGTGGGAAGGACTGGATGGGAAAGGCCAATACGATCTCGTCCTATTTATTGGGATTCCCTACTATATGGAGTGGACGATTCTATCCGGACTTAAACACACTGCTCCTAACCTAAAAACTATCTCTTTAGATAGATATTACCATCCTCATGCATCTTGGTCATTTTCAAATATTAAAATCGATGAATGGGTTACATATTTAAAAACTATCATAGGTCAGATAGAAGAGAAAGCATAGTTCTATCAGGGTTAATTAGTTAAATTCCTTCCTCTAGGTAAGAGGAAGATATTCATGTTATGATCAAGATTTAATGTCCATTTCCAATTAACTTTGTTGATACAGGATTTAATATCAATAAAGCTTTAACATCATAACCAGTACATTTTGAAGATTTCCCAACATACTGCACAGAAGGTATTCGTTAAACTCTGAAATACATTATTCCTTTAAATAATCAAATCTTTTCATATACTTAAAAAGTGTGGCTCAGTCAAATGCCTTCATTTCATTACTTTGTATCGCTCTAAATAACTCTGAATCCTCATCGCCACAAATTAAGTTAATATCTATACATATTTAAAGATTAAAGAAAATATAGTAAACCTCTTCCATTTAGATTATTTGATAACGATTTTTCCAAACCTTAATCTTTAAAGGATGAAATCGTTTTATTTCATATAATCATGCACGTTCGAGTTGAGAAAAAAGGTATTCGTGCTCTTGGGATAGCTGAGAGCTTCAAAAAAGATCAAAGTAAAAGATCAGTATTAGCAGGAGTAGTAATCAGAAGTGATATGATCATAGATGGATTTGTCTTTGGAAGTGCAGAGCTAGGAGGAGATGATGCGACAGATGAGATTGTTAACATGTTTAAAAGATTAAATCGGAATGATATCAATGTGATAATATTATCGGGGAGTGTAATCAGTATGTACAATATCATCGATATAGACTCGGTAGGGCTAAAAACCAATACACCAGTGATAAGTGTTACATTTGAGGAGTCTGAAGGCTTGGAGCCTCATATAAAGCATCATTTTCCAGATTCTTGGGAGAAAAAGTTATCAGCTTATGAACAGCTTGGCTCAAGGGAGATTGTTAAACTTCATACAAATTATAAAATTTTTGTGAGACCTCATGGAATTTCTTTAGAAATCTGTAAAAGAATATTGGATAAATTTACAATTCAGGGCGCCATACCAGAGCCCATAAGATTGGCGAGGCTACTTGCTAGAGCAAAGATTTTTTCAAATATTTTTCAAAAAAATGAACAGTATACTCATAGATTTTAATATTAATAAGATTATTATCATCTAATCAATTAAATATAGATTATAGGATTTTATACGGTTTTGATAATATCTTGATTATATATGGTTTTTAAGGTAGCTTTTCATCCACTTGTTCAAAGATTTTCATTTAACTTTAAGATATAGTATAAATATTAGTAAAGGTAAAATATGTCGATAAAATATGAATCGTACACGTATTCTAACACTATCTACTTTCACTTTAATGATCATTTTAGCTACAACATGCATTCCTGTAGTATTAGCTCAGGATCCAGATGACTATATTGTAACAGAAGCTATTGCAAACAATCTAGTAATAATAACTTCTGAAGGTGGAAGAGGCGTTATACATGACTTCATTGGTACGGCTGTGCCTTCCGGAGTAGCCATAGATTCTGAGGGGAATTATATAGTAACAGAAGCTAATACAGACAAACTAGTTAAAATAACAACTGAAGGTGTAAGAACAGTGATATTTAATTTCGCTCCTAATTCAGGACCTTTGGGTGTAGCCATAGATTCTGAGGGGAATTATATAGTAACAGAATGGGAAGCAGACAATCTAGTAAAAATTACTCCTAATGGTATAAGGAGCGAGATATTCTCCTTTAATTCAGCAACACACCCTTCCGGAGTAGCCATAGATTCTGAGGGGAATTATATAGTAACAGAAGAAGCTGCAAACAATTTAGTCAAGATAACTCCAGAGGGAGCAAGAACAATTATACATGATTTCGTTAGCGCGCCTTATCCTTATAGTGTAGCCATAGACTCTGAAGGTGATTATATAGTAACAGAACATAATGCTAACAAGCTTGTCAAGATAACTCCTGGTGGAGTAAGAACAGAAATATACGAATTCGATGGTGGGACTAATCCTATAGGTGTAGCCATAGACTCTGAAGGTGATTATATAGTAACAGAAGCTAGTGTAAACAAACTAGTTAAAATAACAACTGAAGGTGTAAGAACAGAAATATACGAGTTCGATGGTGGGACTTTTCCTTGGGGTGTGGCTGTTTATCCCGATCTAATTCCGCCAACCATTTCAATCACCTTCCCTATAAGTGGTTCTTACGTTGGAAATATTACGGTAGTTGAAGGTACAAGTGAAGATGTACATTCTGTTATTGAAAAGGTAGAAGTCAAGATCGATGATGGTTCTTGGCAGTTGGCAACAGGAACAACATCTTGGTCCTGCTCTTTGGACACTACAAGTGTTGTTGCTGGTAGCCACACAATCACTGCAAGGGCAACTGATAACAACAACAACACAGATACTACTAGCGTTAATGTGATCGTCGATAATTTACCACCATCACTTTCTATCATTTCACCTACGAGTGGCTCTGAATTAACGTCATCAATCGTTACAGCTATGTGGACTGGTTTAGACGCTGGTTCAGGAATAGATCATTACGAAGTCAAGTTAGATGGAGGTTCATGGATCAATGTTTTAACTTCTAATAACCATAACTTTTCAGGAGTAAGTGATGGAAGCCATACCGTTTACGTCAAGGCTGTAGATGGAGTTGGCAACTCAAAGGAGGCTAGTGTTAACTTCACTGTTAATGCAGGGCTTATATTCGGACTTGACTTGACTACTATAGCGATTTTGGGTGCAGCGTTCATAATTGTAATTGTCATTATTGTCTATCTAATACTCAGAGGAAGGAAACCTCCGACTACACCTCCATCTACTCCAACACCTCCACCAACTTAATTATACTCCACACTGAAGACAGATGTAACATAATAACTAGGTAAGTGTAAACTCTCAGTTCATTCTCGGATATTAAGATTTCTCGAAAATCTTATGTTTGTATCTACAAATTTTTAAAAGAGTTGTTAATTATACTCCATGTTTTTGTTGGAGAAGGAGATTATCCGAAAAAAAATTTGGAAGTTGATGGAAGAATCTGGTATAGCAAGGTTTCCAAAACCTATTACAGGTAGAATTCCAAACTTTGAAGGTTCAGATAAGGCTGCACAAAGGCTGATTAACCTAAAAGAATTTACAAGTGCAAAAGTAGTAAAAGTCAACCCAGATTCTCCCCAATCACAAGTGAGAAGAGGTGCACTTTTGAGTGGAAAATTGTTGATTATGCCTTCTCCAAGGCTCGGGAAGGGTTTTATACTTTTAGATTCAAAAAGGATTCAAAAAACATTTTTAAAAAAAGCTTCAACAATAAAGGGTGCCTTCGAATATGGAAGATTTTGCTCTCTTGAAGAATTACCTAAAGTTGACTTAATAGTTGCTGGGTCTGTAGCTGTTTCTAAGGATGGAGTAAGGGTAGGCAAAGGAGGAGGATATAGCGAAATAGAATACGGAATTTTAAGAGAACTCGGTTTAATTGGTGAAGATACGCCTATTTTCACCACAGTTCATGATGTCCAGATAATTGAAAAGGCTATAAAAGAAGATCATGATTTTATAGTAGATGCCGTAATTACATCAAGTAAAGTGATAAGGATAGAAAGGAAATCCTCCGAACCCAAAGGTATAATTTGGGATAAGCTTACCAAACAAAAATTGGAAAAAATGCCCATACTTATTGAGTTAAAGAGGATTTTAAATTCTAAAATCCAATAATGTATTTTGAAGTATATAGATAAAACGCCGTTTAAAAATAATCCATTAACTTTAAACAATGACCAAATCTAGGACTAATTGATTCCATCTTGGACCCACTTCCCTCACTACTCTGGTTTCCGATATTTTGTAAGGTACTTTCAGAGATGATTTAACTTCTTTTTCGGCTTCCTTTATCGGATCCTCACCTTTTGGAGCATGTAAGTGAGTGTAATAATGAATTATGCCACCCTTTGGTTTTAATGCACGAATAGCAATATCCATATAATCGATTGCCTTTTCTGGTAGCGGCATCAATACTCTATCTCCAAACCCTTTAAGAGAGTCTTCTATCACAGACTTTGCGTCTCCTAAAAACGGTATCACCCTGTCAACAACTTTATTCAATTTAATATTTTCCACCATAAGATCATATGCATATGGGTTTAAATCTATACTGAAAATTTTGGATTCTGGTTGATTTTTTGCAATTATTATTGAAAAGGACCCCACACCGGCGAACATATTGATTATCGTCTCTCCACTCTTCACCTTTTTAGCTATACGGGCTCTTTCAGTAGAAAGTCTAGGAGAGAAATAGACTTTTGCAACATCTACTTTAAAAATACAGCCATATTCTTTGTACAATGTTAATGTCTTGTCATCCCCCAAGATATACTCTAAATCTCTTGTACGATATTCTCCTGAGACCGATGTTGATTGCCTTAATACTGTCTTGATAGATTTAATTTTATTAAGAATTGTCTCAGCAATGATATACTTCTTGTCTAAAAGAGGTTCGGGTATCTTTATGATAGCGATATCTCCAATTATATCAAAGCTACTATATATTTGATGAATTTCATCAGTTGTCAGAACTTTTTCCAACTCTCTCTTTAACATCTTCGTCATTACTATAGAACCTCAGATCTATCTATCCATTATTCATAAGAATTTAATTTATTAACGTATTTACTGGTTTTTCCTAATACAATCTAGTATGGTTGTAAGATTTAAATCAAAGATAGAAATCTAAGTTGATTAATATGAAAGAAATTCTAATAAAAATCGGTGAGGAATTCAAACCTTCACTACAATTTAAAAAACTTTACTTCATTTATTTAATTTTAGCAATTCCGATCGTTGTTCTAACATGGTATATTCCTGTAACAATCTTTGCTCCATACATAGTCATCCTTATAGTGAGTCTTGTCGTTTTATTACCAATTCTGATTATCTTGATCTTCACAGCCTACTGGATTCCGAAATATTATGATACGATGCTCTATAAACTTACTAACAGTGAGATGACATGGAGAAGGGGAGTATGGTTCAAGAAAACAGGAATTATTCCTTATAATAGGATAACAAATATCGATATTGCTCAAGGTCCTATCTCGAGAGGGTTGAGAATAGCATCGCTTAAGATCCAGACTGCCGGCTATTCAGCACCTTCAAGTGGGCGTGCTGAAATAAGAATTGATGGTATTGAGCGGTTTGAGGAATTGAGAGAACAGATAATGGACCTTGTTAGAGGTAAGAAACCGATAGCAGTAGAGACGTACGAAGAAGATATCAATTTAAAAATTCATAATGAATTGGTGAAAATTAGAGAGTTGCTAGAAAAATCTTCAGAAAAATGATTAAGATATTAAATAAAAAATATGCATAAAAATTAATGTGGGTCACTCTTGAATAAATTCGAATGGAATAAGGGTGAATTTTTCCAAAGAGAAAAATGGGTTCCATTTAATGATAATATCAAAATGATAGGAAAACCATCATCTTTATGCTTAATTTGTAAAGGAGGACGGATGTTATGTGGAAAATTTCGGTGTCCGATAATCACTAAGGTTCAATCTTTAATTAAAACATCATCTTCAATTCCATTGACAAAAAATCTTCAAGGATCAACTCCACCTGGTACTTTTGTAGGACGTTTTGGCTATCCCAAAATTTTCATTGGTCCAATGCTTCCTCCATATCATGGTGATACGGAAATACTTGATACCCCTGAGCTTTGGGTAGGTAAATCAATTGACGAGATATTGGATTATCGATATAGTTTAGTTAGGGGTATGGTTAGGATGAATGTATCAGATGCAGCAATGG
Proteins encoded in this region:
- a CDS encoding DUF99 family protein, whose amino-acid sequence is MHVRVEKKGIRALGIAESFKKDQSKRSVLAGVVIRSDMIIDGFVFGSAELGGDDATDEIVNMFKRLNRNDINVIILSGSVISMYNIIDIDSVGLKTNTPVISVTFEESEGLEPHIKHHFPDSWEKKLSAYEQLGSREIVKLHTNYKIFVRPHGISLEICKRILDKFTIQGAIPEPIRLARLLARAKIFSNIFQKNEQYTHRF
- the cdhA gene encoding CO dehydrogenase/acetyl-CoA synthase complex subunit alpha, translating into MTSRKNVKFKFDKLKSETAEIDGLEVSIGKLIREKWDEPYGPTPSPSLATLREWDLKLLKRYKPFYLPYCDVCCLCTMGKCDLTAGKRGACGLDICAQQSRIVLIACCMGAATHIGHARHLVEHLIEKYGRDSPIDVGRSVGVDIEAPVTRLVYGEKPETLGDLEEVLDYVEKQVTQLLASTHTGQEGDNLDFESKVFHAGMIDQVGMEIADLAQISVYGFPKADPEAPLVELGIGVIDTTKPTILVIGHNVPPSVEIINYMEESGLSDSIEVAGICCTSIDATRYNPKAKIVGPISWQLRFIRSGMADVIVVDEQCIRTDVAIEAQKTMTPVIATAEKNCLGLPNRTNDPVDEIVKDLVEGKAHGALIFDPDKVGEVAVRTATLLAPKRKKFKVIPEISEILEGASKCAQCRFAPCMRACPNNLPIREAMEQAAKGDLEGLSNLYEVCIGCVRCESACTNDLPIHNYIVGASIKKMMEEKYKIRSGRGPIQDVEIRKVGGPIVLGEIPGVIALVGCANYPKGGNEVAEIAEEFAKRRFIVTTSGCSAMSIGMYRDEDGRNLYEVYPGEFDAGGIVNVGSCVANPHIAGAAIKIASIFARRKLRGNYEEIADYIHNRVGAVGIAWGAITQKAASIASGFWRLGIPVIVGPHGSKYRRMLLGRKDRKEDWYVYDARTGEKVFVGPCPEHLFYTAETKEEAMVMAAKLCMRPNDTARGRMIKLAHYIDLHKRFYKVMPDDIHLFVRTETDLPITMKEEIKKILAEKGWKENIIPDPTLLPRMVHTKEEKSDE
- a CDS encoding Ig-like domain-containing protein translates to MNRTRILTLSTFTLMIILATTCIPVVLAQDPDDYIVTEAIANNLVIITSEGGRGVIHDFIGTAVPSGVAIDSEGNYIVTEANTDKLVKITTEGVRTVIFNFAPNSGPLGVAIDSEGNYIVTEWEADNLVKITPNGIRSEIFSFNSATHPSGVAIDSEGNYIVTEEAANNLVKITPEGARTIIHDFVSAPYPYSVAIDSEGDYIVTEHNANKLVKITPGGVRTEIYEFDGGTNPIGVAIDSEGDYIVTEASVNKLVKITTEGVRTEIYEFDGGTFPWGVAVYPDLIPPTISITFPISGSYVGNITVVEGTSEDVHSVIEKVEVKIDDGSWQLATGTTSWSCSLDTTSVVAGSHTITARATDNNNNTDTTSVNVIVDNLPPSLSIISPTSGSELTSSIVTAMWTGLDAGSGIDHYEVKLDGGSWINVLTSNNHNFSGVSDGSHTVYVKAVDGVGNSKEASVNFTVNAGLIFGLDLTTIAILGAAFIIVIVIIVYLILRGRKPPTTPPSTPTPPPT
- the cdhB gene encoding CO dehydrogenase/acetyl-CoA synthase complex subunit epsilon, producing the protein MSNEPWQIGEIAGPKKALIITKPSVVVGMVKKAKRTLMVVGHQTAEIDLGEENAIDYMIKIADRFKIPIVATANAVSEFVERNYPISWMSAMDIGNRLQDPEWEGLDGKGQYDLVLFIGIPYYMEWTILSGLKHTAPNLKTISLDRYYHPHASWSFSNIKIDEWVTYLKTIIGQIEEKA
- a CDS encoding HAD family hydrolase — encoded protein: MSIKAVIFDLDGTLVKFALDITNARKEAITEIKRIGINAENLNNLNVYLMLKVIKSRTDANTYLKLKQSVWRIVEKFELKASKCVNIQPDALNTLIFIKKLGLKLALVTNNGRKATYNIIKKFKFDNFFDTIITREDSKELKPDGLSIGRSIKILGIKSQEAIYVGDSVIDVLAAKKAGVISVALPTGISRISDLVKTKPDFIIGSLQDMMDLINRYFHY
- a CDS encoding class I SAM-dependent methyltransferase family protein, which translates into the protein MTKMLKRELEKVLTTDEIHQIYSSFDIIGDIAIIKIPEPLLDKKYIIAETILNKIKSIKTVLRQSTSVSGEYRTRDLEYILGDDKTLTLYKEYGCIFKVDVAKVYFSPRLSTERARIAKKVKSGETIINMFAGVGSFSIIIAKNQPESKIFSIDLNPYAYDLMVENIKLNKVVDRVIPFLGDAKSVIEDSLKGFGDRVLMPLPEKAIDYMDIAIRALKPKGGIIHYYTHLHAPKGEDPIKEAEKEVKSSLKVPYKISETRVVREVGPRWNQLVLDLVIV
- a CDS encoding translation initiation factor eIF-2B; this translates as MSNVEIKERIEMIKSDRNHGASWLSRQALYTLKLVAERSNATTCNDLIRHLMQVGKQLVEAHPSMAPLTNTISHAIYNISENSERDLDSLKRFIIYRVKELIENSRKSMLKAALNASKLIQEGTTIITHSYSSTIMEAINQLREKGVQVIISESRPLYEGRKVAHELSLLEIPVTLIIDSALGYFSSVADVALVGADSVLADGSIINKIGTYLLALAAKESNIPFYVVCETNKFNIKSYLGMKIELEQKESSEITDDISGVNIRNLYFDITPPKFVSQIITEGKEFKPNEVVSHMKKYKKYLEWLKE
- a CDS encoding 5-formyltetrahydrofolate cyclo-ligase, which encodes MEESGIARFPKPITGRIPNFEGSDKAAQRLINLKEFTSAKVVKVNPDSPQSQVRRGALLSGKLLIMPSPRLGKGFILLDSKRIQKTFLKKASTIKGAFEYGRFCSLEELPKVDLIVAGSVAVSKDGVRVGKGGGYSEIEYGILRELGLIGEDTPIFTTVHDVQIIEKAIKEDHDFIVDAVITSSKVIRIERKSSEPKGIIWDKLTKQKLEKMPILIELKRILNSKIQ